In SAR324 cluster bacterium, a single window of DNA contains:
- a CDS encoding DUF4254 domain-containing protein: MIPPVPEFLTRQLHLVDRWHQAPYEVSEDSDFESLLDRQHWANFSLWHEEDLARDSGATDRIIAQVKRNIDKLNQQRNDLIEQLDEHLLGHLQEVAKPSTNAPINSETPGSIIDRLSISALKIFHMEEQVNRADAAEDHRQRCQAKLFVLKEQRSDLGNSLNQLWEDLLDGRKQMKIYRQMKMYNDATLNPVLYRRSRG; the protein is encoded by the coding sequence ATGATCCCTCCCGTTCCTGAGTTTCTTACACGGCAACTTCACCTTGTAGATCGTTGGCATCAAGCCCCCTACGAAGTCTCAGAAGACAGCGACTTCGAGAGCTTGCTCGACCGTCAGCACTGGGCCAATTTCTCACTTTGGCACGAAGAAGACCTCGCTAGGGATTCTGGCGCAACAGACCGTATCATAGCCCAGGTGAAACGAAACATAGACAAGCTCAATCAGCAACGGAACGACTTGATTGAACAGTTGGATGAGCACCTGCTGGGACATCTGCAGGAAGTTGCTAAACCATCTACCAATGCCCCCATTAATAGTGAAACCCCAGGCAGCATTATTGATCGGCTGTCCATCAGTGCACTAAAAATCTTCCACATGGAGGAACAGGTAAACCGGGCAGATGCTGCTGAAGACCATCGACAACGTTGCCAGGCAAAGCTGTTTGTGCTCAAGGAGCAGCGTTCTGATCTTGGCAATTCTCTCAACCAACTTTGGGAGGATTTGCTAGATGGACGAAAACAAATGAAGATCTATCGGCAGATGAAAATGTATAATGACGCTACCCTCAACCCTGTGTTGTATCGCCGATCCAGAGGCTAG
- a CDS encoding FliM/FliN family flagellar motor switch protein translates to MATQFDSTQKIAKLSAARHPQTEQLLDLPLETRLILGECMMNISEVLRLGQGSVIELDSKPKEPLEVWVNDRQIARAQTVVVEEKVGARIVQIESPETRLKSMSRVHHDPSRS, encoded by the coding sequence ATGGCAACTCAATTCGATTCCACACAAAAGATTGCTAAACTTTCGGCTGCTAGACATCCCCAGACCGAGCAGTTACTAGATCTCCCACTGGAGACCAGGTTGATCTTGGGAGAGTGCATGATGAATATCAGTGAAGTGCTGCGCTTGGGACAAGGCTCCGTCATTGAACTAGACTCCAAGCCAAAAGAACCGCTGGAAGTTTGGGTTAATGACCGTCAGATCGCCAGAGCACAAACGGTTGTTGTCGAAGAAAAGGTTGGGGCCCGGATCGTACAGATTGAATCACCAGAAACTCGGCTCAAATCCATGTCACGTGTTCATCATGATCCCTCCCGTTCCTGA
- a CDS encoding SDR family oxidoreductase has translation MIDFSGKRGLVLGVGNQRSIAWAVVERLYQQGAELGLTFLCDPKGRFEANVRKLGEQTNATLIAECDVASDESIEALIKQVDEQWGELDFLVHSLAYADTQDLSKPFSETLRDGFNKAMEISAYSLLPLAKGVIPMMRKRGGGSIVSMSFIGSTLAVPNYNVMGPAKAALESCTRYLARELGPENIRINSLSPGAIRTLSSAGIKDISEMIRVAGEHSAMKRTATQAEVANTAAFLLSDAASGITGQLIYVDCGYSIMAN, from the coding sequence ATGATTGATTTTTCTGGAAAAAGAGGTTTGGTACTCGGTGTTGGCAACCAGCGTAGTATCGCTTGGGCGGTCGTAGAACGACTGTACCAACAGGGAGCTGAATTAGGGCTAACGTTTCTGTGCGATCCCAAAGGCCGTTTTGAAGCCAATGTTCGCAAACTGGGAGAGCAGACCAACGCTACGCTGATAGCAGAGTGTGACGTAGCCTCCGACGAGTCGATTGAAGCGCTTATCAAGCAGGTGGATGAGCAATGGGGAGAATTAGACTTTTTGGTACACAGCCTTGCCTATGCAGATACCCAAGATCTCAGCAAGCCCTTCTCAGAAACCCTGCGGGATGGATTCAACAAGGCGATGGAAATCAGCGCTTACTCTCTGCTTCCTCTTGCGAAGGGAGTCATTCCAATGATGCGTAAGCGTGGTGGAGGTAGCATCGTCAGCATGAGTTTTATTGGTTCCACTCTAGCAGTTCCAAATTATAATGTGATGGGACCTGCAAAAGCAGCTCTTGAATCTTGTACGCGTTATCTGGCAAGGGAGTTAGGCCCCGAAAACATACGAATCAACTCTCTCTCCCCCGGTGCGATTCGCACTCTATCATCAGCAGGTATCAAGGACATTTCTGAGATGATCCGAGTCGCTGGTGAACACTCTGCCATGAAACGAACCGCCACCCAAGCTGAAGTAGCAAACACTGCTGCGTTTTTACTAAGTGATGCTGCCAGTGGAATCACGGGGCAGTTGATCTACGTAGATTGTGGTTACTCGATCATGGCTAACTGA
- the asd gene encoding archaetidylserine decarboxylase (Phosphatidylserine decarboxylase is synthesized as a single chain precursor. Generation of the pyruvoyl active site from a Ser is coupled to cleavage of a Gly-Ser bond between the larger (beta) and smaller (alpha chains). It is an integral membrane protein.) has product MESNWWQCLRFLSLALLPKKNFSRICGWIADQRWPSYLLHQILIRSFVRYFNVDLSECPQKLEDFQTFNEFFTRPLKPAARPISSEKNSLICPVDGTIGFFGTITQETLLQAKGKEYLLTDLLQDSFVAHEYEGGIYLTIYLAPYNYHRIHSMATGSVSRFAYIPGELWTVSPLGLAFVPRLFARNERWISYIDTEHGECALVKVGATVVGRIRTVYHATYSNRPGAKILKASLPIPYPLKAGEELGRFELGSTVVLLFRKDQVGLNSLELGQTVRLGEAIGHFHSSETP; this is encoded by the coding sequence ATGGAATCGAATTGGTGGCAGTGCCTACGCTTCCTGAGCCTGGCGTTGCTTCCCAAAAAAAACTTTAGCCGAATTTGTGGTTGGATTGCTGACCAACGCTGGCCTTCCTACCTGCTGCACCAAATCCTGATTCGCTCCTTCGTTCGTTACTTCAATGTTGATCTCAGCGAGTGCCCTCAGAAGCTAGAAGACTTCCAGACTTTCAACGAGTTCTTCACACGACCGCTCAAGCCGGCAGCACGCCCAATCTCATCAGAAAAAAATAGCCTGATCTGTCCAGTTGACGGAACGATTGGGTTCTTTGGAACAATCACTCAGGAAACACTTTTACAAGCAAAGGGCAAAGAGTATCTACTGACTGACCTGCTTCAAGATTCCTTTGTTGCGCATGAATACGAGGGAGGAATCTATCTGACAATCTACCTGGCACCCTATAACTATCACCGTATTCATAGCATGGCCACCGGATCTGTCAGTCGATTCGCATACATACCGGGTGAGTTGTGGACTGTCAGCCCATTGGGATTGGCTTTTGTACCAAGGCTCTTTGCCCGGAATGAACGTTGGATTTCATACATTGATACAGAACATGGCGAGTGTGCACTGGTCAAGGTTGGTGCTACTGTAGTCGGAAGGATTCGTACCGTATACCACGCAACCTACTCCAACCGACCTGGTGCTAAAATCCTTAAGGCATCTCTACCTATACCATATCCCTTGAAAGCTGGTGAAGAGCTTGGGCGCTTTGAGCTTGGATCAACTGTGGTTTTGCTGTTCCGAAAAGACCAAGTTGGGTTGAATTCGCTTGAGCTAGGCCAAACGGTTCGCCTCGGAGAAGCTATTGGACATTTTCATTCATCTGAAACTCCTTGA
- the ftsH gene encoding ATP-dependent zinc metalloprotease FtsH, whose amino-acid sequence MNWKNENILIILSILILAIFMVNTFGGDSRREQNMNEMIYSDFIARANMGDIASAQFIGDTVVEGFTNDGMAYRTFVPPNDVGLTELLREKDVQLNYLPEPETPWYLNVLIHWGPFILIFAIWIFLMRRMQGGAGKLFSLGRSRAQRIEPDQHQVTFQDVAGADEAKEELKETIDFLKDPAKFRRLGGRIPKGVLMSGPPGTGKTLLAKAVAGEAGAPFYSISGSDFVEMFVGVGASRVRDLFEEGRRNAPCILFIDEIDAVGRSRGAGMGSGNDEREQTLNQLLVEMDGFDATEGIIVIASTNRPDVLDPALMRPGRFDRQVYVSLPDVRGREAILGVHAAKVRMAPDVELRIIARGTPGFSGADLRNLINEAALFAARSNRKEITLAELEWARDKVMMGPERKSMVMSEDERKTTAYHEAGHALVSALLPNADPIHKVTIIPRGRALGVTAYLPENDNHSYDVEYLSNRITIAMGGRAAEEVIFDQLTTGASNDIQQATETVRNMICRWGMNNKFGPIVLGSDDQQSVMGQALGKEREYSEDTAEQIDTEMRDMVKSHYEQACQLLRDNLDTLHQIAQTLLEEETIEGSHIMEMLGKPQLPKVEISLN is encoded by the coding sequence ATGAACTGGAAGAACGAAAACATTCTGATCATCCTCAGTATTCTGATCCTAGCAATTTTCATGGTGAACACCTTTGGTGGTGATTCACGACGCGAACAGAACATGAACGAGATGATCTATTCGGATTTCATTGCTCGGGCCAACATGGGTGATATTGCCAGTGCTCAATTCATTGGAGATACTGTGGTAGAAGGTTTCACCAACGATGGCATGGCCTATCGCACCTTTGTTCCTCCCAATGATGTTGGCTTGACCGAGCTGCTGCGTGAGAAAGATGTCCAACTGAACTATCTGCCAGAGCCGGAAACTCCCTGGTATCTCAACGTGCTGATTCACTGGGGGCCTTTCATCCTGATCTTTGCGATCTGGATCTTCCTGATGCGCCGAATGCAAGGAGGGGCTGGAAAGCTGTTCTCTCTGGGGCGTAGTCGAGCACAGCGAATCGAGCCTGATCAACACCAGGTAACCTTTCAAGATGTCGCGGGGGCTGATGAAGCCAAGGAAGAATTGAAAGAGACCATCGACTTTCTCAAAGATCCTGCCAAGTTCAGGCGCTTGGGTGGACGGATACCTAAAGGGGTACTGATGTCAGGGCCTCCAGGAACTGGTAAAACCCTGCTAGCAAAAGCAGTAGCAGGTGAAGCAGGAGCACCATTTTACAGCATCAGCGGATCAGACTTTGTAGAAATGTTTGTCGGTGTTGGGGCAAGCAGAGTCCGTGATTTGTTTGAAGAAGGTCGCCGCAATGCGCCCTGTATACTCTTCATCGATGAGATTGATGCTGTCGGACGCAGTCGTGGAGCTGGGATGGGAAGCGGTAATGATGAACGAGAACAGACTCTGAACCAACTGCTCGTTGAGATGGATGGCTTTGATGCAACCGAAGGAATCATCGTTATCGCTTCAACCAACCGTCCAGATGTCTTGGATCCTGCCCTAATGCGACCAGGAAGATTCGACCGACAGGTCTATGTATCTCTACCGGACGTTCGTGGTCGGGAAGCGATTCTTGGAGTACATGCGGCAAAAGTCCGGATGGCACCTGATGTGGAACTCCGCATTATTGCCCGAGGGACACCAGGGTTTTCTGGCGCTGATCTACGGAACCTGATTAATGAAGCCGCTCTCTTCGCTGCACGCTCCAACCGGAAAGAGATTACCTTGGCTGAATTAGAGTGGGCCCGAGACAAAGTAATGATGGGCCCTGAGCGCAAGAGTATGGTCATGTCGGAAGATGAGCGAAAAACCACAGCCTATCACGAGGCAGGGCATGCTCTAGTATCTGCCCTCTTGCCTAATGCAGATCCAATCCACAAGGTGACGATCATTCCACGTGGACGGGCTTTGGGAGTTACAGCCTACCTTCCTGAGAATGACAATCATTCCTACGACGTCGAATATCTGAGCAACCGGATCACGATTGCAATGGGTGGACGGGCAGCTGAAGAAGTAATTTTTGACCAATTGACGACAGGAGCCAGCAACGATATTCAGCAAGCTACGGAGACCGTTCGCAATATGATTTGTCGGTGGGGCATGAACAACAAATTTGGACCTATCGTGCTGGGAAGTGATGATCAGCAAAGTGTGATGGGGCAAGCTTTGGGTAAAGAGAGGGAGTACAGCGAAGACACAGCGGAGCAGATCGACACAGAAATGAGAGACATGGTGAAGTCTCATTACGAGCAAGCTTGCCAGCTACTGAGAGACAACCTCGATACATTGCATCAGATTGCCCAAACTCTTCTGGAGGAAGAAACAATTGAGGGAAGCCATATCATGGAGATGTTAGGCAAGCCTCAACTTCCAAAAGTCGAGATTTCCCTGAACTGA
- a CDS encoding 23S rRNA (pseudouridine(1915)-N(3))-methyltransferase RlmH produces MLRIRFLWIGRTQEAYLREGLKIYQQRLQHYAHIVMEEIKPQRRWQSLPEITRKQVETKALQERLIPGEQSILLDEQGQQLDSVGLSRWLENCHLQSVPQITFMVGGPYGVDCEAFPQHTKHISLSPMTFSHQMVRLILLEQVYRAFTILNGEPYHHR; encoded by the coding sequence ATGCTCCGTATTCGTTTTCTCTGGATTGGCCGAACGCAAGAGGCCTATCTGCGGGAGGGGCTGAAAATCTATCAGCAGCGCCTCCAGCACTATGCCCACATTGTTATGGAAGAAATCAAGCCACAACGACGTTGGCAATCGTTACCAGAGATCACACGAAAACAAGTAGAAACCAAGGCATTACAGGAGCGCCTAATCCCAGGTGAGCAGTCCATTTTACTGGACGAGCAAGGTCAACAACTTGACTCGGTTGGCCTCTCACGATGGCTGGAAAATTGCCATCTGCAATCCGTACCACAGATTACTTTCATGGTGGGCGGTCCCTATGGTGTTGATTGCGAGGCGTTTCCGCAGCATACAAAACACATAAGCTTATCCCCGATGACTTTCAGTCATCAAATGGTTCGTCTGATTTTACTGGAACAGGTTTATCGGGCTTTTACTATTCTCAACGGTGAACCATACCATCACCGTTGA
- the aguB gene encoding N-carbamoylputrescine amidase: MKTVTVAALQRSWSDNTEENVQRAEDWIRIAAAKGAQLILLPELFESPYFCKEQRSVHFDRAHPVKQHPTLLRMQQLARELAVVLPVSFFEQAGPVFFNSLAMIDADGELLGLYRKSHIPDGPGYQEKFYFSPGDTGFRVWMTRYGCVGVGICWDQWFPEAARCMVLKGAEILLYPTAIGSEPLAPEWDSQAHWMRVMQGHAAANMVPVITANRVGVETGEEHTLSFYGSSFIAGSMGELLQTAPRDEESILLQSFDLETLRIQRQSWGVFRDRRPDLYEPILSLEGRVKQHS; this comes from the coding sequence ATGAAAACAGTGACTGTTGCGGCACTACAGCGATCTTGGTCAGATAACACCGAAGAAAACGTCCAGCGAGCAGAAGATTGGATCAGGATTGCAGCAGCAAAAGGAGCCCAACTCATCTTGCTACCTGAACTTTTCGAATCACCCTACTTCTGCAAAGAGCAGCGCTCTGTACATTTTGATCGTGCACATCCGGTAAAACAGCACCCAACACTTCTCAGGATGCAGCAGCTTGCTCGTGAATTGGCTGTGGTTCTGCCAGTTAGCTTTTTTGAGCAGGCTGGTCCAGTATTTTTCAATTCCTTGGCAATGATTGATGCTGATGGTGAGTTGTTGGGCCTGTATCGTAAATCGCATATTCCTGATGGACCAGGCTACCAAGAGAAGTTCTACTTCTCACCTGGGGATACAGGTTTTCGTGTCTGGATGACTAGATATGGATGTGTTGGGGTCGGTATTTGTTGGGATCAGTGGTTTCCAGAAGCTGCGCGCTGCATGGTGCTCAAAGGAGCTGAGATCTTGCTCTATCCAACAGCGATTGGTTCTGAACCCTTAGCTCCAGAATGGGACTCTCAAGCACACTGGATGCGCGTTATGCAGGGCCATGCAGCAGCCAATATGGTCCCCGTGATCACAGCCAATCGAGTTGGGGTAGAAACTGGAGAAGAGCATACACTTAGTTTTTATGGCTCCTCATTCATTGCGGGTTCAATGGGTGAACTTCTTCAGACCGCACCAAGAGATGAGGAATCTATCTTGTTACAGTCGTTTGATCTGGAAACGCTCAGAATACAACGACAAAGCTGGGGTGTTTTTCGTGACCGCAGACCAGACCTGTATGAACCAATACTGAGCTTGGAAGGAAGGGTGAAGCAACACTCTTGA